A single window of Rickettsiales bacterium DNA harbors:
- a CDS encoding cell division FtsA domain-containing protein: protein DIGVTMLDIGAGNTSIAIFSEGYPVYFSSVPVGGLHITRDIALGLSLSVPYAERLKVIHGSAISTDSDDLDRIELNEEESNSNHKTITKAELTSIIKPRVEEILELAKSNLEKSGLYGVAGNKIVITGGSSQLQGMREIASYVFNKHTRIGRPTELHSMPESAKGPAFSTAVGMLIYAASQKDKTETKPKFNPLEMVSQSPRKFNKVNQLVEWFKRNF from the coding sequence GGATATTGGCGTTACTATGCTTGATATTGGTGCGGGTAATACTTCAATTGCTATATTTTCTGAGGGGTATCCGGTTTATTTTAGCTCGGTTCCTGTTGGTGGGCTTCATATTACGCGAGATATTGCACTTGGGCTTTCCTTGAGTGTGCCTTATGCTGAAAGATTAAAGGTTATTCACGGCTCAGCAATTTCAACCGATAGCGACGATTTGGATAGAATTGAGTTAAATGAAGAAGAAAGTAATTCTAATCATAAAACTATTACAAAAGCGGAGCTTACCTCAATTATTAAGCCAAGAGTTGAAGAAATTTTAGAGCTTGCAAAAAGTAATTTAGAAAAGAGCGGTTTATACGGCGTTGCGGGAAATAAAATAGTTATAACTGGCGGTTCTTCTCAACTACAAGGCATGAGGGAAATTGCAAGCTATGTTTTTAATAAGCACACTAGAATCGGCAGACCAACTGAACTTCATAGTATGCCAGAATCTGCGAAAGGCCCAGCTTTCTCAACGGCGGTAGGAATGCTAATTTATGCGGCAAGCCAAAAAGATAAAACCGAAACCAAGCCAAAATTTAATCCGCTTGAAATGGTTTCTCAAAGCCCAAGAAAATTCAATAAAGTGAACCAATTGGTTGAATGGTTTAAGCGTAATTTTTAA